The following are from one region of the Sandaracinus amylolyticus genome:
- a CDS encoding NUDIX hydrolase produces the protein MSDKRSLVERPAVSIEIVRDESASMRSNEGFVRVRRLVLRNRYADGSASREYRYDCAERDAIDAVGIVLVTRDGRVCLRSSIRPPIALRPGYSLPIPAESGDPTLFEVPAGLVEVDEKGEDGLRGCCARETLEEVGLEVAPSAFVRLGPAVYLTPGVIAEKVHLFVAEVDPDGATVPQMDGSPVEERANIEWVPVAEALAACRDGRIGDVKTEVAIRRLAEHRGGAR, from the coding sequence CGAGATCGTGCGCGACGAGAGCGCGTCGATGCGATCGAACGAGGGCTTCGTGCGCGTGCGTCGCCTCGTGCTGCGCAACCGCTACGCCGACGGCAGCGCCAGCCGCGAGTACCGCTACGACTGCGCGGAGCGCGATGCGATCGACGCGGTCGGCATCGTGCTCGTCACGCGTGACGGTCGGGTGTGCCTGCGCTCGTCGATCCGTCCGCCGATCGCGCTGCGCCCCGGGTACTCGCTGCCGATCCCTGCGGAGAGCGGGGATCCCACGCTCTTCGAGGTGCCGGCCGGTCTGGTCGAGGTCGACGAGAAGGGCGAGGACGGCCTGCGCGGGTGCTGCGCGCGGGAGACGCTCGAGGAGGTCGGGCTCGAGGTCGCGCCGAGCGCGTTCGTGCGGCTCGGGCCCGCGGTGTACCTCACGCCCGGCGTCATCGCGGAGAAGGTGCACCTCTTCGTCGCCGAGGTGGATCCCGACGGCGCGACGGTGCCGCAGATGGACGGCTCGCCGGTCGAGGAGCGCGCGAACATCGAGTGGGTGCCGGTCGCGGAGGCGCTCGCGGCGTGCCGCGACGGACGCATCGGCGACGTGAAGACCGAGGTCGCGATCCGCCGCCTCGCGGAGCATCGCGGAGGCGCCCGGTGA